In Sphaerisporangium krabiense, the DNA window CCGCTCTTGCCGCGCCCGATTTCAACCTGAGTCATGCTCTCGCCGTTCCCGTCTCAAAAAACCCGTTGTGCTTACGAAGCTTACGAACCCGCCCCAACTCCACCCTCGCCCTACCACCTCGCAGAACGCCCCAGCCGACCTGACCGGCCCGTCCGCGCCACCAGCCCGACCAGCCCGACCGGCCCGTCCGCGCCACCAGCCCGACCAGCCCGACCGGCCCGTCCGCGCCACCAGCCCGACCAGCCCGACCGGCCCGTCCGCGCCACCAGCCCGACCAGCCCGACCGGCCCGTCCGCGCCACCAGCCCGACCAGCCCGTCCGCGCCGCGAGCCCGACCGACTCTCGGCACCGCCGGCCCGGCCAGCCCCGTCGGCACGGTCGGCACCGCGGGGAGGCGGTGGGTCGGCACCCATTGCCGTTCTTCCCGTCACGGGTCCGGCCACCCGGCGATGGGCCGCCCGCCGGCGGCGCGGGCACGTTCGCCGCGAGCGCCCGGACGAGACCCTGACCCTGCCCGTGGCCGTGGCGTGCTGGACGGCCGGGTGGGGTGGAGGGGGTCAGCGGCCGTGGTAGTTCGGGGCCTCCACGGTCATCTGGATGTCGTGGGGGTGGCTTTCCTTGAGGCCGGCGGCGGTGATGGGCATCAGGAGGCCGTTCTCGTGGAGCTCTTCGATCGTGCGGGCGCCGGTGTACCACATGCCCTGGCGCAGGCCGCCGACGAGCTGGTGGGCGACGGCGGCGACCGGGCCGCGGTAGGGGACCTGGCCTTCGATGCCCTCGGGGATGTACTTGTCCTCGCTGGCGACGCTTTCCTGCGAGTAGCGGTCCTTGCTGAAGGATCCGCCGCGCTCGCGGTTGCGCACCGCGCCCAGGGATCCCATGCCGCGGTAGGACTTGAACTGCTTGCCGTTGATGAAGATCAGCTCGCCGGGGGACTCCTCGCAGCCGGCCAGTAGCGAGCCCAGCATCACGGTGTTCGCCCCGGCCGCGAGGGCCTTGACGATGTCGCCCGAGTACTGGAGGCCGCCGTCGCCGATGACGGGCACGCCCGCCGGGCCGCACGCCAGGGACGCCTCGTGGATCGCGGTGACCTGGGGCGCGCCCACGCCCGCGACGACGCGGGTGGTGCAGATGGAGCCGGGCCCGACCCCGACCTTGACGGCGTCGGCCCCCGCGTCGATCAGCGCCTGCGCGCCCGCCCGCGTGGCGATGTTGCCGCCGATGACGTCCACCCGGCCGTTCGCCTTGATCTTGGCGACCATGTCGCAGACGCCGCGTGAGTGGCCGTGGGCGGTGTCGACCACGATCACGTCCACACCGGCGTCGATCAGGGCCATCGCGCGCTGCTCGGCGTCGCCGGCCACGCCCACGGCGGCCCCGACGACCAGGCGGCCGTCGGCGTCCTTGGTGGCGAGAGGATATTGCTCGCTCTTGGTGAAGTCTTTGACCGTGATGAGGCCGCGCAGCCGCCCGTCGGGGTCGACGAGGGGCAGCTTCTCGACCTTGTTGTGGCGCAGGAGGCGGAACGCCTCGTCGCGGGACACGCCGACCGGGGCCGTGACCAGGGGCATGGCGGTCATGACCTCGCGCACCGGCCGGTTGAGGTCGCTCTCGAAGCGCATGTCGCGGTTGGTCACGATGCCGACGAGGACGCCGTCGTCGTCGGTGACCGGCACGCCCGAGATGCGGTACTTGGCGCACAGGGCCTCGACGTCGGCGAGGGAGTCGTCAGGGGAGCACGTCACGGGGTTGGTGACCATGCCCGCCTCGGAGCGCTTCACGAGGTCGGCCTGCTGGGCCTGGTCGGCGATGGACAGGTTACGGTGCAGGACGCCGAGACCCCCCTGGCGCGCCATCGCCACGGCCATGCGGGCCTCGGTCACCGTGTCCATGGCGGCCGACACCAGCGGGACGCGCAAGGTGATCGAGCGGGACAGCCGGGTGGTGGTGTCCGCCTCACCCGGCGCCAGGTCGGAATAGGCGGGCACCAGAAGCACGTCGTCGAACGTGAGCCCGGGCTCGGTGAACTTTGCCATCTGCGACCCTCCTGCCATGGCGCTCTTCGAGACGGGGAAAGGCGCCGGCCCCCGCAGTCAGTTTAGTGGCCCGCACGTGACGGCCTCCGCGTCCTGTGGATAACCTGAGCGCGACCGTATGGTCACCGCTCGCCAACAGGCGGCCCTCATCAGGGTAGGTCGTATCACTGCTACGCCACCACTTGCCCTCATCAGGGTAGGTGGGGGTCATAAGGTGGAAAGCGTGCTGGAAGACGTCCCCCGCGACCCATTCGCGGACGATCCGAACGACCCCGCCGCGGCGATGGGCGAACTCGACGACTCCGACCCGCTGACCTTGGCCGAGCGGGACGAGGCCCTGACCGACCTCGCCGACGTGGAGGTCTTCCGCTCCCTGCTGGAGCCGCAGGGCGTGCTCGGGCTCGTGCTCGACTGCCCGGAGTGCGGCGAGCAGCACTACTTCGACTGGGACCTGCTGCGCGGCAACCTGCGGCAGATGATCGACCACGGCCGTCCACAGGTCCACGAGCCCGCCTTCGAGCCCGACCCGGCCCACTACGTGAGCTGGGAGTATGCCCGCGGCTACGTGGACGGCGTGATCGACACCGAGGAGAGCCGCTGATCGACGTCCTCGGTGAGGGCGCGGAGCAGGCCCACGACGAAGTCGTCCTGCTCGCCGGCCGGCTCCCGGCGCGCGAGCGCGTCGATGACCGCGTCCGTCCTGAGAACCTGGGGGTCGGTCTCGGCCCCGCGTGTCCGCAGTGAACGCGCCGGATGGACGGCGGTCAAGCTATCGACTCCATGTCGGCCATCGCCCGAAGCCTTGCCAGCGCCCGATGCTGGGCCACGCGAACCGCACCTGGTGACATACCGAGTACGTTACCCGTCTCTTCGGCGGACAGACCCGACACCACCCGGAGGATGATCAGCTCGCGCTGGTTCTCGGGAAGGCGGGACAGCAGCTCGCGGGCGTGCGCGGCCTCGATGTACCGCACGACGGTCTCCTCCGGCCCGGGGCCCTGGTCGGGGCCGTCGGGGAGGTCCTGGGTGGGCACGGCCGAGCGCACGGAGCTGCGCAGGGCGTCGGCGACCTTGTGGGAGGCGATGCCGAAGACGAACGAGGCGAACGGCCGGCCCATGTCCCGGTAGCGCGGCAGGGCGGCGAGCACCGCGATGCACACTTCCTGGGCCACGTCGTCGGCGATGTGGTAATGACCGGATACCCGGCCCAATCGAGCACGGCAATAGCGCACCACCATCGGGCGCAACTGCCCCAGCAATGATTCGATCGCGGTGCGATCCCCCTGGACGGCAAGGCTTGTCAGATCCCTGAGGTCGGACTCGTCCGATCTCGTCGCAAGCCTTACCCCAGTCTTGGCGTCGGCGACGCATCCCTCGGTCACGTTAGGCATGATGCCCGCCACGATCGCGCATGTCGTCATGGTGAACGGATACGGATTGGTCACATTGACGCGACGATAACCCTGCGTAATCGAACGCGCACAGTGACGTTTGCGTATTTCCGCCGCGCCCCGAATTCGAGTGATATTCGCCCGATGTCGCCACAGCTCGCGGGCCCGCCGACGCCCCGGCGCCGCGATCGGTTTACCGCCGCCTCAAATCCGCCGAAGTGAAAATCGATTCAACCAAAAAGCACGGCCCGCGCCCCGGGGCGGGACGCGGGCCGTGCTCGGCGCCGAAGCGGCCGGTGGCCGGACCAGAGACCGGATCAGTGGCCGTGGCCGTGACCGTGGCCCTGGCCGGCGGCGGCCGGAGCCTCCTCCTCGGGCTTGTCGACCACGAGGGCCTCGGTCGTGAGCAGCATGCCGGCGATGGACGCGGCGTTCTGCACGGCCGAGCGGGTCACCTTGACCGGGTCGATGACGCCCTGGGCGATCAGGTCGCCGTACTCGCCCGTGGCGGCGTTGAGGCCGTGACCCACCGGCAGGTCGGTGATCTTGGAGGTGACGACGTACCCCTCCTGGCCGGCGTTCTCGGCGATCCAGCGGGCCGGCTCGACGAGCGCCCGGCGGACGATGGAGACGCCGGTGGCCTCGTCGCCGGTCAGGCCGATGTCGTCGAGGTCCTTGGCGAGGTGCACGAGCGCGGAGCCACCGCCGGAGACGATGCCCTCCTCGATCGCGGCACGGGTCGCCGAGATGGCGTCCTCAAGGCGGTGCTTCTTCTCCTTGAGCTCGACCTCGGTGGCCGCGCCGACGCGCAGGATGCAGATGCCGCCGGAGAGCTTGGCGAGGCGCTCCTGGAGCTTCTCGCGGTCCCAGTCGGAGTCGGTCTGCTCGATCGCGTACTGGATCTCGCGGACGCGGTCGGAGACGGCCTGCGGGTCGCCCGCGCCGTCCACGATCGTGGTGGTGTCCTTGGTGACCACGATGCGGCGCGCGGTGCCGAGCACCTCGGTGCCGACGTTCTCCAGCTTGAGGCCGAGCTCCTCGGAGACCACCTGGCCGCCGGTCAGGATCGCGATGTCCTGCAGCATGGCCTTGCGCCGGTCGCCGAAGCCGGGGGCCTTGACGGCGACGGAGGTGAAGGTGCCGCGGATCTTGTTGGTGACCAGGACGGCCAGGGCCTCGCCCTCGACGTCCTCGGCGACCACGAACAGCGGCTTCTTGGTCTGGGCGACCTTCTCCAGCAGCGGCAGGAAGTCGGCGATCGAGGAGACCTTGCTCTGGTGCAGCAGCACGTAGGCGTCCTCGAGGACGGCCTCCATGCGCTCGGGGTCGGTCACCATGTACGGCGACAGGTACCCCTTGTCGAACTGGAGACCCTCGGTGAACTCCAGTTCGAGGCCCATGGTGTTGGACTCCTCGACGGTGATCACGCCGTCCTTGCCCACCTTGTCGAACGCCTCGGCGATGAGCTCGCCGATCTTGGCGTCCTGCGCCGAGATGGTGGCGACGTTGGCGATCTCCTTCTTGTCCTCGACGGGACGGGCCCGCTCGAGGAGGCGGTCGCTGACGGCGCGGGCGGCCAGGTCGATGCCGCGCTTGAGCGACAGCGGGGACGCGCCGGCGGCGACGTTGCGCAGACCCTCGCGCACCATGGCCTGGGCCAGGACGGTGGCGGTGGTGGTGCCGTCACCCGCGATGTCGTTGGTCTTGGTCGCCACTTCCTTGGCGAGCTGGGCGCCGAGGTTCTCGTACGGCTTGTCGAGCTCCACCTCGCGCGCGATGGTGACACCGTCGTTGGTGATGGTCGGGGCACCGAACTTCTTGTCGATGACGACGTTACGGCCGCGCGGCCCGAGGGTCACCTTGACGGCGTCCGCGAGGGCGTTCACGCCACGCTCAAGAGCGCGCCGCGCGTCCTCGTCGAACTCCAGGATCTTGGGCATTTAAGGTCCTCTCAGCGTCAGAGGCCCCGGGGCCTGGGACAGGACCCGGGGCGTGACACGCAAAATTCGTAAGGCTCCGGACTGGTGGTAGCTGGCGCGCTCCGGGGCTTACTTCTCGATGATCGCGAGAACGTCACGGGCGGAGAGCACGAGGTACTCCTCGCCGCCGTACTTGACCTCGGTACCGCCGTACTTGCTGTAGAGGACGACGTCCCCTTCCTTGACGTCGAGCGGGATGCGCTTCTCGCCGTCCTCGTCCCAGTTGCCGGGGCCGACCGCGAGGACCTTGCCCTCCTGCGGCTTCTCCTTGGCGGTGTCCGGGATAACCAGACCGGAAGCGGTCGTCTGCTCGGCCTCAAGCGGCTGGACCACGATGCGGTCGCCGAGCGGCTTAACGGGAACCTTGGTGGCGGTCGTCACGATCGGACCTCCCCTTCAGATATTCGATGATGGCTGAAGAGGCGACCAGCGGCCTGCCGTCGCGGGTGTCAGACCTGCCTCGTCGCATTTTCGTCTTGGCACTCTCAATGGGCGAGTGCCAACACTGAACAGTATGCAAGGCCGCCGACACAGTCAACACGAGCCGTGCCAGTGGCGCGTAAGAGGTCTTCGAGGGCCTCGGACCAGGCCCGCCCCGCAGGGCGGTAGCGTCGGGCGGCGTGGATGTCGATGCCTTTCGTGAGCTCCTGACGCCGGACGGGCAGGAGGCGTTGCGGCGGGCCGCGGCGGGGCTGGCGGCCGGCGAGGAGGGCCTGCGGATCGTGAGCGGGCTGCGCAGGTCGTTCGGCCCGGGGCTCAGCGGGGCGGCGCTCGCGCAGGCGACGCTGCGGGCGCGCGGGGCCGCCAAGTTCGGCGCGGACGCGGCCGTCATGTACTTCACCGGCGACGGCCTGGAGCAGGCCACGCGCGCCGAGGTGGCCGCGCACCGGGCCCGCCGGTTCGCCGAGGGGGCGGCCGAGGTGACCACGGTGGCGGACGTCTGCTGCGGCATCGGCGGGGACATGATCGCACTGGCCCGCGCGGGCCGCCGGGTGGAGGCGGTGGACGCCGACCCG includes these proteins:
- the guaB gene encoding IMP dehydrogenase gives rise to the protein MAKFTEPGLTFDDVLLVPAYSDLAPGEADTTTRLSRSITLRVPLVSAAMDTVTEARMAVAMARQGGLGVLHRNLSIADQAQQADLVKRSEAGMVTNPVTCSPDDSLADVEALCAKYRISGVPVTDDDGVLVGIVTNRDMRFESDLNRPVREVMTAMPLVTAPVGVSRDEAFRLLRHNKVEKLPLVDPDGRLRGLITVKDFTKSEQYPLATKDADGRLVVGAAVGVAGDAEQRAMALIDAGVDVIVVDTAHGHSRGVCDMVAKIKANGRVDVIGGNIATRAGAQALIDAGADAVKVGVGPGSICTTRVVAGVGAPQVTAIHEASLACGPAGVPVIGDGGLQYSGDIVKALAAGANTVMLGSLLAGCEESPGELIFINGKQFKSYRGMGSLGAVRNRERGGSFSKDRYSQESVASEDKYIPEGIEGQVPYRGPVAAVAHQLVGGLRQGMWYTGARTIEELHENGLLMPITAAGLKESHPHDIQMTVEAPNYHGR
- the groES gene encoding co-chaperone GroES, which translates into the protein MTTATKVPVKPLGDRIVVQPLEAEQTTASGLVIPDTAKEKPQEGKVLAVGPGNWDEDGEKRIPLDVKEGDVVLYSKYGGTEVKYGGEEYLVLSARDVLAIIEK
- a CDS encoding DUF5319 domain-containing protein: MLEDVPRDPFADDPNDPAAAMGELDDSDPLTLAERDEALTDLADVEVFRSLLEPQGVLGLVLDCPECGEQHYFDWDLLRGNLRQMIDHGRPQVHEPAFEPDPAHYVSWEYARGYVDGVIDTEESR
- the groL gene encoding chaperonin GroEL (60 kDa chaperone family; promotes refolding of misfolded polypeptides especially under stressful conditions; forms two stacked rings of heptamers to form a barrel-shaped 14mer; ends can be capped by GroES; misfolded proteins enter the barrel where they are refolded when GroES binds), with amino-acid sequence MPKILEFDEDARRALERGVNALADAVKVTLGPRGRNVVIDKKFGAPTITNDGVTIAREVELDKPYENLGAQLAKEVATKTNDIAGDGTTTATVLAQAMVREGLRNVAAGASPLSLKRGIDLAARAVSDRLLERARPVEDKKEIANVATISAQDAKIGELIAEAFDKVGKDGVITVEESNTMGLELEFTEGLQFDKGYLSPYMVTDPERMEAVLEDAYVLLHQSKVSSIADFLPLLEKVAQTKKPLFVVAEDVEGEALAVLVTNKIRGTFTSVAVKAPGFGDRRKAMLQDIAILTGGQVVSEELGLKLENVGTEVLGTARRIVVTKDTTTIVDGAGDPQAVSDRVREIQYAIEQTDSDWDREKLQERLAKLSGGICILRVGAATEVELKEKKHRLEDAISATRAAIEEGIVSGGGSALVHLAKDLDDIGLTGDEATGVSIVRRALVEPARWIAENAGQEGYVVTSKITDLPVGHGLNAATGEYGDLIAQGVIDPVKVTRSAVQNAASIAGMLLTTEALVVDKPEEEAPAAAGQGHGHGHGH
- a CDS encoding sigma-70 family RNA polymerase sigma factor; amino-acid sequence: MPNVTEGCVADAKTGVRLATRSDESDLRDLTSLAVQGDRTAIESLLGQLRPMVVRYCRARLGRVSGHYHIADDVAQEVCIAVLAALPRYRDMGRPFASFVFGIASHKVADALRSSVRSAVPTQDLPDGPDQGPGPEETVVRYIEAAHARELLSRLPENQRELIILRVVSGLSAEETGNVLGMSPGAVRVAQHRALARLRAMADMESIA